Proteins encoded by one window of Arachis hypogaea cultivar Tifrunner chromosome 1, arahy.Tifrunner.gnm2.J5K5, whole genome shotgun sequence:
- the LOC112798548 gene encoding uncharacterized protein isoform X2, producing MANSGTKFVSVNLNKSYGQQSHHLHNNHSASFGSGRTNRPSSGHGGAGGGGGMVVLSRPRSSHKAGPKLSVPPPLNLPSLRKEHERFDSLGSGVGPAGASGSGTGSRPASSGLGWTKPAPITAGEKEAPVEHALDGFDQGLRSGEGFGRGGSVYMPPAARSGPVGPTAAPVLPQPTVEKAAVLRGEDFPSLRAATLVSSTSGPAQKSKEKENSIQKLKNSGDESNVSGDQRKDESVVELHQQQRHSQFSIARGGGIGIGGEFGESGNGTRGGFGGSRGSAGEHGGRKQQDEYFPGPLPLVRLNPRSDWADDERDTSHGFTERSRGEGSRDHGLSLKSEAYWDFDMPRVGLLPHNNKHGFDKRGQLRDNEAGKVSSSEVSKLDHYDRNGVGVGVRPSSSGSRNLGKDNKYGPSPFRDNVNGDSGKRDMGYGQGQGGKPWSSNMTDSYGDRNNNAQQYNRNRVDSVQSSVSKSSFSLGGKGLPVNDPLLNFGREKRTLQKSEKAFMEDPFGASGFDGRDIFSSGLVGVVKKKKDMLKQTDFHDPVRESFEAELERVQRMQEQERQRVIEEQERALELARREEEERLRQAREQEERQRRLEEEAREAAWRAEQERVEALRKVEEQRIAREEEKQRMILEEERRKQAARQKLLELEQRIARRQAEASKVGNSSQLVDDKMSGVVNEKDASRATDVGDWEDSERMVDRILTSASSDSSSVNRPLETGSRPNFSRDVSSAFIDRGKPVNSWKRDAYDNWGSSAFYSQDQENGHNSPRRDPSIGGKAFMRKEYNGGAGFMSSRTYYKGVSEAPLDEYAHLRGQRWHQSGDGDHVGRSTDNDSDFHESFVERFGEGWTQGRSHPFPPYTERPYHNSEPEGPFALGRSRYSVRQPRVLPPPSLSSVHRPYRNGNEFTGPSAFLENEIRYDQAARTESTLPTGYDNVNRGQTEVVDALQEATVNENHKGDTTTGCDSQSSLSVSSPPSSPTHLSHDDLDESGVSPGILTAEESKNVLSAPENESNEIPTIAGNENVATSSAVSSGDDDEWTNENNEQFQEQEEYDEDEDYQEEDEVHEGDDNVDLNQEFEDMHLQEKGLPHMMDNLVLGFDDGVQVGMPNEEFERTSKNEEPTFMGQQADGINLEERASFDDASNDGKGLQTVNDSSQVNLNSSSSLFHEPEKQNQDLLIQPSNAHSSVASESLGNVEASNGMSTHHSTSTSVPIAPHYSSSGQTIISNVAVTPNQADVPIKLQFGLFSGPSLIPSPVPAIQIGSIQMPLHLHPQVGTPISHMHPSQPPLFQFGQLRYTSPISQGLMPLGHQSMSFVQPNIPSGFSFNHNPGGRMQVQTGSEASDSFIKDGIRQHSVGSQPGNARSLPQGSQPSENAENMAGIKQAQIGTPHDGTDSARTAAGFQLDKQVSQNVVRKSSSASSSAKESEGLPLSRDASFHSLSKERDFVESKAHYPPSGGRGKRYVFTVKTSGSRSSGPAPRASRPDAGGYMRRPRRNIQRTEFRVRESADKKQSSSLVLTDQTGLDNKSNINGKGAGISGRAGPRRAFLNKSGKQSVESATENLHGMDSGSRFEKVDGKDSTKAQSFSHSGQSNLKRNLCSEEDVDAPLQSGIIRVFEQPGIEAPSDEDDFIEVRSKRQMLNDRREQREKEIKAKSRVAKVPRKSRSTSQSSMANSSKGPLPVGEVANSIPSDFVPAEGRGMTNIDVSSGFNSSMPSQSLAPIGTPPLKIDAQPDVRSQLNRSLQTSFPVVSGGEKDPGPGVIFESKNKVLDNVQTSLGSWGNAQINQQVMPLTQTQLDEAMKPQQCDSQTPVSNVTAIVNESSLPTSSILTKENAFSSAASPINSLLAGEKIQFGAVTSPTILPPSSRAVSHGIGPPRSSRSDMQISHNLAGSDNDCSLFFDKEKHGDESHGHLEDCEAEAEAAASAVAVAAISSDEIVGNGLGTCSVTVTDGKGFVAADIDRVAAGVGEQQSASQSRSDEPLSVSLPADLSVETPPISLWPPLPSSQNSSGQMISHFPSIPPHFPSGPPSHFPFYEMNPMMGGPVFAFGPHDESASTTQSQTQKTTTSAASRSIGSWQQCHSGVESFYGPPTGFTGPFITPPGGIPGVQGPPHMVVYNHFAPVGQFGQVGLSFMGTTYIPSGKQPDWKHIPTSSAIGPGEGDMNSMNMASSQRNPANMPSPIQHLAPGSPLMPMASPLAMFDVSPFQPSTDMSVQARWPHVPNSPLSSIPLSMPMQQQEGVQTTQFNHGPSVDQPLNIQRFTNSRTSTPSEGDRSFPRAADVNQLPDELGLVDASNPTAAKAEQNVVNKTPSLINIADAGEVSAQNGKGTNSNNQGASYAFKSQPSQQNISTLHYDNSSGHGHYQRGSVSQRNSSGGEWSHRRYQGRNQSMGTTDKSFPSSKVKQIYVAKQTIGGASSTS from the exons ATGGCCAATTCCGGCACCAAATTCGTCTCTGTGAATCTGAACAAATCCTATGGGCAGCAATCTCACCACCTCCACAACAACCACTCCGCCTCCTTCGGATCGGGCAGGACTAACCGTCCCTCCTCCGGCCACGGCGGCGCAGGCGGCGGAGGAGGCATGGTGGTCCTCTCGAGGCCTCGCAGCTCGCACAAGGCAGGGCCTAAGCTCTCCGTCCCGCCCCCCTTGAACCTCCCTTCGCTTCGCAAGGAGCACGAGCGGTTCGATTCGCTGGGATCCGGCGTTGGTCCAGCCGGTGCTTCTGGTTCGGGAACCGGGTCCAGACCTGCCTCCTCCGGTTTGGGATGGACCAAGCCTGCTCCAATCACCGCCGGGGAGAAAGAAGCGCCTGTGGAGCACGCGCTGGATGGATTCGACCAGGGATTGAGGTCCGGCGAAGGGTTTGGCCGTGGTGGCAGCGTGTATATGCCGCCGGCTGCTCGATCCGGTCCTGTGGGACCCACTGCCGCCCCTGTTTTGCCTCAGCCTACTGTGGAGAAGGCTGCCGTGCTGAGAGGGGAGGATTTTCCTTCATTGCGTGCTGCCACCTTGGTTTCATCCACTTCTGGGCCGGCACAGAAGAGCAAGGAGAAGGAGAATTCGATTCAGAAGCTGAAGAATTCAGGTGATGAAAGTAATGTATCTGGTGATCAGAGGAAGGACGAGTCAGTTGTTGAGCTTCATCAGCAGCAGCGTCACTCTCAGTTCAGTATTGCGCGAGGTGGTGGAATTGGAATTGGGGGTGAGTTTGGTGAGAGTGGAAATGGAACTCGAGGTGGTTTTGGTGGTTCTCGAGGCAGTGCAGGGGAACATGGGGGCCGGAAGCAGCAGGATGAGTATTTTCCTGGTCCGTTGCCCCTTGTTCGGTTGAATCCGAGGTCTGATTGGGCTGACGATGAGCGAGACACGAGTCATGGATTCACAGAACGGAGCAGGGGAGAAGGAAGCAGGGATCATGGGCTTTCTTTGAAGAGTGAGGCTTATTGGGATTTTGATATGCCGAGGGTTGGCTTGTTGCCACATAATAATAAACATGGTTTTGACAAGAGGGGACAGCTAAGGGACAATGAAGCTGGAAAGGTTTCCTCCAGTGAAGTTTCTAAGCTGGACCATTATGATAGGaatggtgttggtgttggtgtgaGACCATCATCCAGTGGGAGTAGAAATTTGGGGAAGGATAACAAGTACGGTCCATCCCCTTTCAGAGATAATGTTAATGGTGATTCTGGAAAGAGGGACATGGGGTATGGTCAGGGACAGGGAGGGAAGCCATGGAGTAGTAACATGACTGACTCATATGGTGACCGAAATAATAATGCACAACAGTACAATAGAAATAGAGTTGATTCTGTCCAGAGCTCAGTGTCGAAGTCTTCATTTTCCTTGGGAGGTAAAGGGCTTCCGGTTAATGATCCTCTGCTCAATTTCGGTAGAGAGAAACGTACATTGCAGAAGTCTGAAAAGGCTTTCATGGAGGATCCATTTGGAGCTTCTGGTTTTGATGGTAGGGATATATTCTCGTCTGGTCTTGTTGGggtagtgaagaagaagaaggatatGCTTAAGCAAACTGATTTCCATGATCCTGTCAGGGAATCATTTGAGGCTGAGCTTGAAAGAGTTCAGAGGATGCAAGAACAGGAGCGGCAGCGAGTAATTGAAGAGCAAGAAAGGGCATTAGAATTGGCTCGCAGAGAAGAGGAGGAAAGATTGAGGCAAGCTAGAGAACAGGAGGAGAGGCAGAGGAGATTGGAAGAAGAAGCAAGAGAGGCAGCATGGAGAGCAGAACAAGAAAGGGTTGAAGCTTTGCGGAAGGTAGAAGAGCAGAGGATTGCaagggaagaagagaaacaaAGGATGATTTTAGAAGAAGAGAGGAGGAAACAAGCTGCTAGACAAAAACTTCTAGAATTGGAGCAAAGGATTGCTAGGAGGCAGGCTGAAGCATCAAAAGTTGGTAATAGTTCTCAACTTGTAGATGATAAGATGTCCGGGGTAGTGAACGAAAAAGATGCATCTAGAGCTACGGATGTGGGTGATTGGGAGGATAGTGAACGAATGGTTGACAGGATATTAACTTCGGCATCTTCTGATTCATCAAGTGTGAATAGGCCATTGGAGACGGGCTCTAGACCTAATTTCTCTAGAGATGTTTCTTCTGCTTTTATTGATAGGGGAAAACCAGTTAATTCATGGAAGAGAGATGCATATGATAATTGGGGTAGCTCAGCCTTCTATTCACAGGACCAGGAGAATGGTCACAACAGTCCTCGAAGGGATCCATCAATTGGTGGAAAGGCATTTATGAGGAAAGAATATAATGGTGGTGCCGGATTTATGTCATCAAGGACTTATTACAAAGGTGTTTCGGAGGCTCCTTTAGATGAATATGCTCATTTAAGAGGGCAGAGGTGGCATCAATCTGGAGATGGCGATCATGTAGGCAGAAGTACAGATAATGATTCGGATTTTCATGAAAGCTTTGTTGAAAGATTTGGTGAAGGTTGGACACAGGGCCGTTCTCATCCATTTCCTCCATACACTGAGCGTCCATATCACAATTCAGAACCTGAGGGACCTTTTGCCTTGGGGAGGTCACGTTATTCGGTCAGGCAGCCTCGTGTTCTTCCCCCACCTTCTTTATCTTCTGTGCACAGACCTTACAGGAATGGGAATGAGTTTACTGGTCCTTCTGCTTTCCTGGAAAATGAGATTCGGTATGATCAGGCAGCCAGGACTGAGTCTACGCTGCCAACTGGTTATGACAACGTGAATCGTGGACAAACTGAGGTAGTTGATGCCCTACAAGAGGCTACTGTGAATGAGAACCATAAAGGCGATACCACAACAGGTTGTGATTCTCAGTCTTCGCTCTCTGTTTCAAGCCCCCCAAGTTCTCCTACTCATCTGTCTCATGATGACTTAGATGAATCTGGAGTTTCTCCTGGGATATTGACTGCTGAGGAAAGTAAAAATGTGCTTTCTGCTCCAGAAAATGAATCAAATGAAATACCTACCATAGCTGGAAACGAGAATGTTGCCACTTCTTCTGCTGTCTCaagtggtgatgatgatgaatggaCTAATGAGAATAATGAGCAGTTCCAGGAGCAAGAAGAatatgatgaagatgaagattatCAGGAAGAAGATGAAGTGCATGAAGGAGATGATAATGTCGACCTCAATCAGGAATTTGAAGATATGCATTTGCAGGAGAAAGGATTGCCCCACATGATGGATAACCTAGTGTTAGGATTTGATGATGGTGTCCAGGTTGGGATGCCCAATGAGGAGTTTGAAAGGACTTCTAAAAATGAAGAACCCACATTTATGGGTCAACAGGCTGATGGCATTAATCTTGAAGAACGTGCTTCTTTTGATGATGCATCCAATGATGGCAAAGGCCTTCAAACTGTCAATGATTCCTCACAGGTGAATCTTAATAGTTCTTCTAGTTTGTTCCATGAACCAGAGAAGCAAAATCAAGATTTGCTCATTCAGCCTAGCAATGCTCATTCTTCTGTGGCATCTGAGAGTCTAGGCAATGTGGAAGCTTCTAATGGCATGTCTACTCATCACAGTACATCGACTTCAGTTCCTATTGCCCCGCACTACTCGTCTTCAGGCCAGACTATTATTTCCAACGTAGCTGTTACTCCTAATCAAGCAGACGTACCCATTAAACTCCAGTTTGGCCTTTTCTCTGGTCCATCTTTGATACCCTCACCTGTACCTGCCATACAGATTGGTTCTATACAGATGCCGCTACACCTTCATCCACAGGTTGGTACACCCATTTCTCACATGCACCCATCACAGCCTCCTTTATTTCAATTTGGGCAGCTGAGGTATACATCTCCTATATCACAGGGGTTAATGCCTCTGGGTCATCAGTCAATGTCGTTTGTTCAGCCTAATATTCCATCCGGTTTCTCTTTTAATCATAATCCGGGAGGTCGAATGCAAGTTCAAACTGGTTCAGAAGCATCCGATTCTTTTATTAAAGATGGGATCAGGCAGCATTCTGTTGGCAGCCAACCAGGTAATGCTAGGAGCTTACCACAAGGTTCCCAACCAAGTGAGAATGCAGAAAATATGGCTGGAATAAAGCAGGCTCAGATTGGCACTCCCCATGATGGTACTGATAGTGCTAGAACTGCTGCAGGTTTTCAGTTGGACAAGCAGGTGAGCCAAAATGTTGTTAGAAAGAGCAGCAGTGCTTCATCAAGTGCTAAAGAGTCAGAAGGTCTGCCTCTCTCCAGAGATGCATCATTCCATTCTCTTTCTAAAGAGAGGGATTTTGTGGAGTCAAAAGCACATTATCCTCCATCTGGTGGTAGGGGAAAGAGATATGTCTTTACAGTAAAAACTTCGGGATCTAGATCATCAGGTCCAGCTCCAAGGGCCAGTCGCCCGGACGCCGGAGGATATATGAGGAGGCCCCGGCGTAATATACAACGAACTGAATTTCGAGTCCGCGAAAGTGCTGATAAGAAACAATCTTCTAGTTTGGTATTGACTGATCAGACTGGGTTGGATAATAAATCAAATATCAATGGGAAGGGAGCAGGCATTTCTGGAAGGGCAGGACCTAGGAGGGCTTTCCTAAATAAATCTGGAAAGCAGTCAGTAGAATCAGCTACTGAAAATCTACATGGAATGGATTCTGGAAGCCGATTTGAGAAGGTTGAtgggaaagattcaacaaaggcTCAGAGCTTCTCACATTCTGGACAGAGTAATCTCAAAAGGAACTTATGTTCTGAGGAAGATGTTGATGCTCCATTGCAAAGTGGAATTATACGGGTGTTTGAGCAACCTGGAATTGAAGCTCCTAGTGATGAGGATGACTTCATTGAAGTCAGGTCAAAGAGGCAAATGCTAAATGATAGGCGAGaacagagagagaaagaaatcAAGGCCAAGTCTCGGGTTGCAAAG GTACCAAGAAAATCTCGCTCCACCTCACAAAGTTCTATGGCAAATTCTAGCAAAGGACCCTTGCCTGTGGGAGAAGTGGCTAACAGTATTCCCAGTGATTTTGTCCCTGCTGAAGGGCGGGGAATGACAAATATTGATGTCTCATCTGGATTCAATTCAAGCATGCCATCCCAGTCATTAGCTCCTATAGGCACACCTCCTTTGAAAATTGATGCACAGCCTGATGTAAGGTCACAGTTAAACAG GTCACTGCAGACAAGTTTCCCAGTGGTTTCTGGTGGTGAAAAGGACCCTGGCCCTGGTGTGATTTTTGAGAGTAAGAACAAGGTTCTTGATAATGTCCAGACATCTTTGGGCTCTTGGGGCAATGCACAAATTAATCAGCAG GTCATGCCGCTTACACAGACTCAACTTGATGAGGCTATGAAACCTCAACAGTGTGATTCACAGACTCCTGTTAGCAATGTGACAGCTATTGTTAATGAATCCAGCTTGCCAACATCATCCATTTTGACAAAGGAGAACGCATTTTCATCTGCTGCCAGCCCCATTAATTCCTTGCTAGCTGGAGAAAAAATTCAATTTG GGGCAGTAACATCTCCAACTATTCTTCCTCCCAGCAGCCGTGCTGTGTCTCATGGCATTGGCCCTCCTCGTTCATCTAGATCAGACATGCAAATATCCCACAATCTTGCTGGATCTGATAATGATTGTAGTCTTTTCTTTGACAAAGAGAAACATGGTGATGAATCTCATGGCCATTTAGAAGATTGTGAAGCTGAAGCTGAAGCAGCTGCATCGGCTGTTGCTGTTGCTGCTATTAGTAGTGATGAGATTGTTGGAAATGGGTTAGGTACTTGTTCTGTCACAGTTACAGACGGTAAAGGTTTTGTAGCTGCAGATATTGATAGGGTAGCAGCAG GAGTAGGGGAGCAGCAATCTGCTAGTCAATCTAGATCTGACGAGCCTCTAAGTGTTTCTCTTCCAGCAGACTTATCTGTGGAGACTCCGCCCATTTCGTTGTGGCCACCCCTGCCTAGTTCACAAAATTCTTCTGGCCAAATGATCTCACATTTTCCTTCCATCCCTCCACATTTTCCTTCCGGCCCTCCTTCTCATTTTCCTTTCTATGAAATGAATCCTATGATGGGTGGTCCTGTGTTTGCGTTTGGGCCACATGATGAGTCTGCATCTACAACACAATCACAGACTCAAAAAACCACAACATCAGCAGCATCAAGGTCGATTGGGAGCTGGCAGCAGTGCCATTCTGGTGTTGAATCTTTTTACGGTCCTCCAACAGGATTTACTGGGCCATTTATAACTCCTCCTGGAGGCATCCCGGGAGTTCAGGGGCCCCCGCACATGGTTGTTTATAACCATTTTGCACCTGTTGGACAATTTGGTCAAGTTGGGTTGAGTTTCATGGGAACCACGTATATACCATCTGGAAAGCAGCCTGATTGGAAACACATTCCTACATCCTCTGCCATAGGACCTGGTGAAGGGGATATGAACAGTATGAATATGGCATCTTCACAGCGGAATCCTGCTAACATGCCATCGCCAATTCAACATCTTGCTCCTGGATCACCTCTTATGCCAATGGCTTCTCCTCTGGCTATGTTTGATGTTTCTCCTTTCCAG CCCTCTACTGACATGTCTGTCCAAGCTCGATGGCCTCATGTTCCTAATTCACCACTTTCATCTATTCCTTTGTCAATGCCGATGCAGCAACAAGAAGGGGTACAAACTACTCAATTTAATCATGGACCTTCTGTTGATCAGCCATTAAATATCCAAAGGTTTACCAATTCTAGGACTTCGACGCCTTCCGAAGGTGATAGGAGTTTTCCCAGAGCAGCTGATGTTAACCAATTGCCAGATGAACTTGGGTTAGTGGATGCATCAAACCCGACTGCTGCTAAGGCTGAACAGAATGTTGTCAACAAGACTCCCTCGCTGATCAACATTGCGGATGCCGGAGAGGTCAGTGCTCAGAATGGCAAAGGCACCAACAGTAATAACCAGGGTGCGAGTTATGCTTTTAAGAGTCAGCCCTCGCAACAAAATATTTCTACTTTGCACTATGACAATTCTTCAGGACATGGCCATTATCAAAGAGGTAGTGTTTCTCAGAGAAATAGTTCTGGGGGCGAATGGTCCCATCGTAGATACCAAGGAAGAAACCAATCTATGGGTACAACAGATAAGAGCTTCCCTTCATCAAAGGTGAAGCAAATTTATGTGGCTAAACAGACTATTGGCGGGGCATCGTCAACGTCATGA